The proteins below come from a single Serpentinimonas raichei genomic window:
- a CDS encoding CTP synthase, translated as MTKFVFVTGGVVSSLGKGIASASLAALLESRGLNVTLIKLDPYLNVDPGTMSPFQHGEVFVTDDGAETDLDLGHYERFIETRMKRANNFTTGQIYKSVLEKERRGDYLGKTVQVIPHVTNEIQEFIKRGAGFGTAQAVQVAIVEIGGTVGDIESLPFLEAVRQMSLRLGPNQCAFVHLSYVPWIAAAGELKTKPTQHTVQKMREIGIQPDALLCRADRTIPDDEREKISLFTNVPLWGVISLPDMPSIYQVPRLLHEQGLDGLICDKLRLNTPPARLQRWDELVHALQHPQGAVRIAMVGKYVDLSDSYKSLNEALRHAGLKNQVRVEIGYIDSETLEGQDVAAVLAPFDAILVPGGFGKRGTEGKIAAARYAREQRVPYLGICLGMQVATIEFARHVAGLQGANSTEFDPDTPHPVIALIDEWQDADGSIQQRDGSSDLGGTMRLGTQSADVQPSTLAHAIYGPVVSERHRHRYEANTHYLERLRQAGLLISALTQREQLTEIVELPSSVHPWFMGVQFHPEFKSTPWGGHPLFSAFVRAALEQQQTRKG; from the coding sequence ATGACCAAATTCGTATTCGTGACCGGCGGCGTGGTGTCCTCACTCGGCAAGGGCATCGCGTCCGCTTCGCTGGCGGCGCTGCTCGAATCGCGCGGCCTCAACGTCACCCTGATCAAGCTCGACCCCTACCTCAACGTCGATCCCGGCACCATGAGCCCGTTTCAGCACGGCGAGGTGTTCGTCACCGACGACGGGGCCGAAACCGACCTCGACCTCGGTCACTACGAGCGCTTCATCGAGACACGCATGAAGCGCGCCAACAACTTCACCACCGGCCAGATCTACAAAAGCGTGCTCGAAAAAGAGCGCCGCGGCGACTACCTCGGCAAAACGGTGCAAGTGATCCCGCACGTCACCAACGAAATCCAAGAGTTCATCAAACGCGGGGCCGGCTTTGGCACCGCGCAGGCGGTGCAAGTGGCGATCGTCGAAATCGGCGGCACCGTGGGCGACATCGAATCGCTGCCCTTCTTGGAGGCGGTGCGCCAGATGAGCCTACGCCTGGGGCCGAATCAGTGCGCCTTTGTGCACCTGAGCTACGTGCCCTGGATTGCGGCGGCGGGCGAGCTCAAGACCAAGCCGACCCAGCACACGGTGCAGAAAATGCGCGAAATCGGCATCCAGCCCGACGCCCTGCTGTGCCGCGCCGACCGCACCATCCCCGACGACGAGCGCGAAAAAATCAGCCTCTTTACCAACGTGCCACTGTGGGGCGTGATCTCGCTGCCCGATATGCCCAGCATCTACCAGGTGCCGCGCCTGCTGCACGAGCAGGGGCTAGACGGCCTGATCTGCGACAAGCTGCGCCTCAACACCCCGCCGGCGCGGCTGCAACGCTGGGACGAGCTGGTGCACGCGCTGCAACACCCGCAGGGCGCGGTGCGCATCGCCATGGTGGGCAAATACGTCGATCTGTCCGACAGCTACAAATCGCTCAACGAGGCGCTGCGCCACGCCGGCCTGAAAAACCAGGTGCGCGTGGAAATCGGCTACATCGACTCCGAAACGCTGGAAGGCCAAGACGTGGCGGCCGTGCTGGCCCCCTTCGACGCCATTTTGGTGCCGGGCGGCTTTGGCAAACGCGGCACCGAAGGCAAGATTGCCGCCGCCCGCTACGCCCGCGAGCAGCGCGTGCCCTACCTTGGCATCTGCCTAGGCATGCAAGTGGCGACGATCGAATTTGCGCGCCACGTGGCCGGCCTGCAAGGGGCCAACTCGACCGAGTTCGACCCCGACACGCCGCACCCCGTCATCGCCCTGATCGACGAATGGCAAGACGCCGACGGCTCGATCCAGCAGCGCGACGGCAGCAGCGATCTGGGCGGCACCATGCGCCTGGGCACGCAGAGCGCCGACGTGCAGCCCAGCACGCTGGCGCATGCCATCTACGGCCCGGTGGTGAGCGAGCGGCACCGGCACCGCTACGAGGCCAACACGCATTACCTGGAGCGCCTGCGCCAGGCCGGCTTGCTCATTTCGGCGCTCACGCAGCGCGAGCAACTCACCGAAATCGTTGAGCTGCCCAGCAGCGTCCACCCCTGGTTCATGGGGGTGCAGTTTCACCCCGAATTCAAGTCCACCCCGTGGGGCGGGCACCCGCTGTTTAGCGCCTTCGTTCGGGCGGCGCTGGAACAGCAACAAACCCGCAAAGGCTGA
- the ftsB gene encoding cell division protein FtsB — MSARTVALLLAALLLLVQAQLWFGRGGVPQVRELRERLHLQEATNEAARQRNAELGSEVRDLQEGLEMIEEVARHQLGLVRPNEIFVQIRRPEAAAGAEPSSLAPEAPAQAAPISRSN, encoded by the coding sequence ATGAGCGCCCGCACCGTTGCCCTGTTGCTGGCCGCCCTGCTGCTGCTGGTGCAGGCGCAGCTCTGGTTTGGCCGTGGCGGCGTGCCTCAGGTGCGCGAGCTGCGCGAGCGCCTGCACCTGCAAGAAGCCACCAACGAGGCGGCGCGCCAGCGCAATGCCGAACTCGGCAGCGAGGTGCGCGACCTGCAAGAGGGGCTGGAGATGATCGAAGAAGTGGCGCGGCACCAGCTCGGCTTGGTGCGACCGAACGAAATTTTTGTGCAGATCCGGCGCCCCGAAGCGGCAGCGGGGGCAGAACCCAGTTCCTTGGCCCCGGAGGCCCCGGCTCAGGCTGCACCAATCAGCCGCAGCAACTGA
- the eno gene encoding phosphopyruvate hydratase has protein sequence MSAIVDIVGREILDSRGNPTVECDVLLESGVMGRAAVPSGASTGSREAIELRDGDPKRYLGKGVLKAVGHINTEISEAVLGLDASEQAFLDQALIDLDGTPNKSRLGANATLAVSMAVARAAAEEAGLPLYRYFGGSGRMQMPVPMMNVINGGAHANNNLDLQELMIVPLGATSFREALRWGAEVFHALKKILHDKGMSVAVGDEGGFAPNLPNHEAALQLILQAIEQAGYVAGEQIALALDCAASEFYRDGRYHLEGEGLVLSAEEWTNILATWCDKYPIISVEDGMAEGDWDGWKHLTERLGKKVQLVGDDLFVTNTKILQEGIDKGIANSILIKINQIGTLTETFEAIEMAKRAGYTAVISHRSGETEDSTIADIAVGLNAGQIKTGSLSRSDRMAKYNQLLRIEEDLGDVARYPGRAAFYNLR, from the coding sequence ATGAGTGCAATCGTTGACATCGTCGGGCGCGAAATCCTCGACAGCCGCGGCAACCCCACCGTCGAATGCGACGTGCTGCTGGAAAGCGGCGTCATGGGCCGCGCCGCCGTGCCTTCGGGTGCCTCCACCGGCAGCCGCGAAGCGATCGAGCTGCGCGACGGCGACCCCAAGCGCTACCTCGGCAAAGGCGTGCTCAAGGCGGTGGGGCACATCAACACCGAAATCAGCGAAGCCGTGCTCGGGCTCGACGCCTCTGAGCAGGCCTTTCTGGACCAGGCCCTGATCGACCTCGACGGCACCCCCAACAAAAGCCGCCTCGGGGCCAACGCCACGCTGGCCGTGAGCATGGCGGTGGCACGCGCCGCCGCCGAAGAAGCCGGGCTGCCGCTGTACCGCTACTTTGGCGGCAGCGGCCGCATGCAAATGCCGGTGCCGATGATGAACGTGATCAACGGCGGCGCGCACGCCAACAACAACCTCGACCTGCAAGAGCTGATGATCGTCCCGCTGGGTGCGACCAGCTTTCGTGAAGCGCTGCGCTGGGGCGCCGAGGTTTTTCACGCCCTGAAAAAAATCCTGCACGACAAGGGCATGAGCGTGGCCGTGGGCGACGAAGGCGGCTTTGCCCCGAACCTGCCGAACCACGAAGCGGCGCTGCAACTGATCCTGCAAGCCATCGAGCAGGCCGGCTACGTGGCGGGTGAACAGATCGCGCTGGCGCTGGACTGCGCCGCCAGCGAGTTCTACCGCGACGGCCGCTACCACCTCGAAGGCGAAGGGCTGGTGCTGAGCGCCGAGGAATGGACCAATATTTTGGCCACCTGGTGCGACAAATACCCCATCATCAGCGTCGAAGACGGCATGGCCGAAGGCGACTGGGACGGCTGGAAGCACCTCACCGAGCGCCTGGGCAAAAAAGTGCAACTGGTGGGCGACGACCTGTTCGTGACCAACACCAAAATCCTGCAAGAAGGCATAGACAAGGGCATCGCCAACTCGATCCTGATCAAAATCAACCAGATCGGCACCCTCACCGAGACCTTCGAAGCCATCGAAATGGCCAAGCGCGCCGGCTACACCGCCGTGATCAGCCACCGCTCGGGCGAGACCGAAGATTCCACCATCGCCGACATCGCCGTGGGGCTCAACGCCGGCCAGATCAAGACCGGGTCGCTCAGCCGCTCGGACCGCATGGCCAAGTACAACCAGTTGCTGCGCATCGAAGAAGACCTCGGCGACGTGGCACGCTACCCGGGCCGGGCGGCGTTTTACAACCTGCGCTAA
- a CDS encoding ABC-F family ATP-binding cassette domain-containing protein, with amino-acid sequence MITLRQITLRRGSKVVLDGASAVLNPGEKIGLVGRNGAGKSSLFALLQGQLHEDGGELQLPRHWRSAAVAQDMPETTQDATAFVIDGDTRLAAARAALAVAEASGDGLALAEAYSACFDAGSHDAHARAQALLLGLGFDTPQLERPVNSFSGGWRMRLQLARALICPSDLLLLDEPTNHLDLDALVWLESWLKRYPGTLLVISHDREFLDAVTSVTLHLESGQLKRYGANYSRFELMRAEQLTLQQSSFERQQERVAHLQRFIDRFKAKASKARQAQSRVKALQRMEKLAPVLAEAEFDFEFDEASNLPNPMLSLRDACFGYRSPDGSATTIVRGVTRSVMAGQRIGILGANGQGKSTFIKTVARTLDLLEGQRSDGKGLRIGYFAQQEMDLLRADDTALAHMLRLARDTEAAGALAGQATREQDLRNFLGRFQFGGELTQQRVGSMSGGEKARLVLCLIVWQRPNLLLLDEPTNHLDLTTREALALALNGFEGTVLLVSHDRALLRAVCDEFWLVSHGGIEPFEGDLDDYQRHLLDLAKQRREALAKPDKAEKTDKVGQPDKATKAAKADKAASPDSLSAAEQRRLEAQRRQQLATRLQPHKKQREALERELAQLQAEQQALHAQLQLPEQAAPALAAASQRLGAVEQAIEAAEEQWLEVAQQIEALEQTD; translated from the coding sequence ATGATCACCCTGCGCCAAATCACGCTGCGCCGCGGCAGCAAAGTGGTGCTCGACGGCGCCAGCGCGGTGCTCAATCCGGGCGAAAAAATCGGCCTGGTCGGGCGCAACGGGGCCGGCAAATCGAGCCTGTTTGCGCTGCTGCAAGGCCAGTTGCACGAAGACGGCGGCGAACTGCAACTGCCGCGCCACTGGCGCAGCGCCGCCGTGGCACAAGACATGCCCGAAACCACGCAAGACGCCACCGCCTTCGTGATCGACGGCGACACCCGGCTCGCTGCCGCCCGCGCCGCGCTCGCCGTCGCCGAAGCCAGCGGCGATGGTCTGGCGCTGGCCGAAGCCTACAGCGCCTGCTTCGATGCCGGCAGCCACGACGCCCACGCCCGCGCCCAGGCGCTGCTGCTGGGTCTGGGGTTCGACACGCCGCAACTCGAACGCCCGGTGAACAGCTTTTCTGGCGGCTGGCGCATGCGGCTGCAACTGGCGCGCGCCCTGATCTGCCCGAGCGACCTGCTGCTGCTCGACGAGCCCACCAACCACCTCGACCTCGACGCGCTGGTCTGGCTCGAGAGCTGGCTCAAGCGCTACCCCGGCACCCTGCTGGTGATCAGCCACGACCGCGAGTTCCTCGACGCCGTGACCAGCGTCACGCTGCACCTGGAGTCGGGCCAGCTCAAGCGCTACGGCGCCAACTACAGCCGCTTTGAGCTCATGCGCGCCGAGCAGCTCACGTTGCAGCAAAGCAGCTTCGAGCGCCAGCAAGAGCGCGTCGCGCACCTGCAGCGCTTCATCGACCGCTTCAAGGCCAAGGCGAGCAAGGCGCGCCAGGCGCAAAGCCGCGTCAAGGCGCTGCAACGCATGGAAAAACTGGCCCCGGTGCTGGCCGAAGCCGAATTCGACTTCGAGTTCGACGAAGCCAGCAACCTGCCCAACCCCATGCTCAGCCTGCGCGATGCCTGCTTTGGCTACCGCAGCCCCGACGGCAGCGCCACGACCATCGTGCGCGGCGTCACGCGCTCGGTCATGGCCGGGCAGCGCATCGGCATCCTGGGCGCCAACGGGCAGGGCAAATCGACCTTCATCAAAACCGTGGCGCGCACGCTCGATTTGCTCGAAGGCCAGCGCAGCGACGGCAAGGGGCTGCGCATCGGCTACTTCGCGCAGCAAGAGATGGACCTGCTGCGCGCCGACGACACCGCCCTGGCGCATATGCTGCGGCTGGCGCGCGACACCGAAGCCGCCGGTGCGCTGGCCGGCCAGGCCACGCGCGAGCAGGATTTGCGCAACTTTCTGGGGCGCTTCCAGTTTGGCGGCGAGCTCACGCAGCAGCGCGTGGGCAGCATGAGCGGCGGCGAAAAAGCGCGCCTGGTGCTGTGCCTGATCGTCTGGCAGCGGCCCAACCTGCTGCTGCTCGACGAACCCACCAACCATTTGGACCTGACCACGCGCGAGGCGCTGGCGCTGGCGCTCAACGGCTTTGAGGGCACGGTGCTGCTGGTCAGCCACGACCGCGCCCTGCTGCGCGCCGTCTGCGACGAGTTCTGGCTCGTCAGCCACGGCGGCATCGAGCCCTTCGAGGGCGACCTCGACGACTACCAGCGCCACCTGCTCGATCTGGCCAAGCAGCGCCGCGAGGCGCTGGCCAAGCCAGACAAGGCGGAAAAGACGGACAAAGTAGGCCAGCCGGATAAAGCCACCAAGGCCGCCAAGGCGGATAAAGCGGCCAGCCCCGACAGCCTATCAGCCGCCGAGCAGCGCCGCCTGGAGGCCCAGCGCCGCCAGCAATTGGCCACCCGCTTGCAGCCGCACAAAAAGCAGCGCGAGGCGCTGGAGCGCGAGCTGGCCCAACTGCAAGCCGAACAGCAGGCCCTGCACGCGCAACTGCAACTGCCGGAGCAAGCCGCGCCCGCGCTGGCCGCTGCCAGCCAGCGCCTAGGTGCTGTGGAGCAGGCCATCGAAGCCGCCGAAGAACAGTGGCTCGAGGTGGCGCAGCAGATCGAGGCGCTGGAGCAGACGGACTGA
- a CDS encoding bifunctional diguanylate cyclase/phosphodiesterase, with product MNTVGTSDCAPALPEDEAERLRALRALGVLDSAAEERFDRLTRLARTLFEVPIALISLVDAERQWFKSRQGMQVCETERAISFCGHAILAPDIFEVPDTLLDARFATNPMVTGAPHIRYYAGAPLRVDSGLTVGMLCIKDQRPRLLSPAQRAALRDLADCAQAELQALQHQIADLSELQAPLPDKGERQTGFSGLLQRLLALTHSEYGFIGEVLQSADGQPYLKIYAITDIAWDAASKAHLAEMAPKGMEFTNLRTLIGAALTTGEPVFANQPATDPRRGGLPPGHPSLDAFLGIPLHHEGAMVGLIGLANRPGGYERPLLDLLRPLLQRSALWIAASHDAHQLRENQTLLAELEQVAHIGCWKLDIETGRLHWSDELYRLFGLQPQEFAASYPAFLETVHPDDRAAVDAAYSGSLQAGADHYEIVHRIVRHSDGAIRHIHERCQHRRNAAGAVIESIGTAQDVTESQEAALALRRAASVFEHANDAIVITDAHGTLIDLNAAQCRLTGYSRDDLLGQNPRLWASGRHDAAFYRQMWQSLREQGLWRGEIWNRRKNGEIYPCLLTISPVRDTQGELQGYAGISTDLSALREQQRQLERLSQFDALTGLPNRSLLTDRLQQAMGQALRRGRQLALVYLDLDGFQAFNEHRGPDAGDELLIRLAQRLKAALPEDATLARMGGDEFVAVLPDLPQAAAAQPLLDAILSHIAACEADAGNGQPLTASLGVSFYPQADAVDADQLLRQADQAMYAAKQGGKNRYHLFDAEHDRGLRSRHAELGQIALALQQQQFVLHYQPKVNMRSGAVIGAEALIRWQHPQRGLLGPGAFLPALEQQTLMVDVGDWVLEQALQQIAHWNRTGLRLPVSVNIDAMQLAQADFVPKLRAALARQPEVQPSQLELEVLETSALGDLGAVSALLHQCRELGVLTSLDDFGTGYSSLTYLKHLPTQVLKIDQSFVRGMLDDPSDSAILQGVLGLAQALGRLVIAEGVETSAHAQMLLRLGCVHGQGYAIARPMPAEQIPDWVAHWKPDPAWAAAPSPAPSAALPLETRQPA from the coding sequence ATGAACACAGTCGGCACCTCTGACTGCGCCCCCGCCTTGCCCGAGGACGAAGCGGAGCGCCTGCGCGCCTTGCGCGCGCTGGGTGTGCTCGACAGCGCCGCCGAAGAACGCTTCGACCGCCTGACGCGGCTGGCCCGCACCTTGTTCGAGGTGCCGATCGCGCTCATTTCCTTGGTGGATGCCGAGCGCCAGTGGTTCAAATCGCGCCAGGGGATGCAGGTCTGCGAAACCGAGCGCGCCATCTCTTTCTGCGGCCACGCCATATTGGCACCGGATATTTTTGAAGTCCCCGACACCCTGCTGGATGCGCGTTTTGCCACCAACCCGATGGTCACCGGCGCGCCACACATCCGCTACTACGCCGGTGCGCCTTTGCGGGTCGATAGCGGCCTGACCGTGGGCATGCTGTGCATCAAAGACCAGCGCCCGCGCCTGCTCAGCCCGGCGCAGCGCGCGGCCTTGCGCGATTTGGCCGACTGCGCGCAAGCCGAGCTGCAGGCCTTGCAGCACCAGATTGCCGATTTGTCCGAATTGCAAGCCCCCCTGCCCGACAAAGGCGAGCGCCAAACCGGTTTTTCTGGCCTGCTGCAGCGGCTGCTTGCCCTCACGCACAGCGAATACGGCTTCATCGGCGAGGTGCTGCAATCTGCCGACGGCCAGCCCTACCTCAAAATCTACGCCATCACCGATATTGCCTGGGACGCGGCCAGCAAGGCCCACTTGGCCGAAATGGCGCCCAAGGGCATGGAGTTCACCAATTTGCGCACGCTCATTGGTGCCGCCCTCACCACTGGCGAGCCGGTCTTTGCCAACCAGCCCGCCACCGACCCGCGCCGCGGCGGGCTGCCGCCCGGTCACCCATCGCTCGATGCCTTTCTGGGCATACCGCTGCACCACGAGGGCGCCATGGTGGGCCTGATCGGGCTGGCCAACCGCCCCGGCGGCTACGAGCGCCCCCTGTTGGATCTGCTGCGCCCGCTGCTGCAGCGCTCCGCCTTGTGGATTGCGGCCAGCCACGACGCGCATCAGTTGCGCGAGAACCAAACCCTGCTGGCCGAACTGGAGCAGGTGGCGCACATCGGCTGCTGGAAGCTGGATATCGAAACCGGGCGGCTGCACTGGAGCGACGAGCTCTACCGCCTGTTTGGCCTGCAGCCGCAGGAGTTCGCTGCCAGCTATCCGGCCTTTCTGGAGACCGTACACCCAGACGACCGCGCCGCCGTCGATGCCGCCTACAGCGGCTCGCTGCAAGCCGGTGCCGACCACTACGAGATCGTACACCGCATCGTGCGCCACAGCGACGGCGCCATCCGCCACATCCACGAGCGCTGCCAGCACCGGCGCAACGCCGCCGGCGCGGTGATCGAGTCCATCGGCACCGCCCAAGACGTGACCGAGAGCCAAGAGGCTGCACTGGCCCTGCGCCGCGCCGCCAGCGTGTTCGAGCACGCCAACGACGCCATCGTCATCACCGATGCACACGGCACCCTCATCGACCTCAACGCCGCCCAGTGTCGCTTGACGGGCTACAGCCGCGACGATCTGCTGGGGCAGAACCCGCGCCTGTGGGCTTCTGGCCGCCACGACGCCGCCTTTTACCGCCAGATGTGGCAGTCCTTGCGCGAGCAGGGCCTGTGGCGCGGCGAGATCTGGAACCGGCGCAAAAACGGCGAGATCTACCCGTGCCTGCTCACCATCAGCCCGGTGCGCGACACCCAAGGCGAGTTGCAGGGCTACGCCGGCATCTCGACCGACCTCAGTGCCCTGCGCGAGCAGCAGCGTCAATTGGAGCGCCTGAGCCAGTTCGACGCCCTCACCGGCCTGCCCAACCGCAGCCTGCTCACCGACCGCCTGCAGCAGGCCATGGGGCAAGCCCTGCGCCGTGGGCGGCAATTGGCGCTGGTTTATCTGGACCTGGACGGCTTCCAGGCCTTCAACGAGCACCGGGGCCCCGACGCCGGCGACGAGTTGCTCATTCGCCTGGCCCAGCGCCTCAAGGCCGCGTTGCCCGAAGACGCCACGCTGGCGCGCATGGGCGGCGACGAGTTCGTGGCCGTGCTGCCCGACCTGCCCCAAGCGGCGGCGGCGCAGCCCTTGCTCGATGCCATCTTGAGTCACATTGCCGCCTGCGAAGCCGATGCCGGTAACGGCCAACCCCTCACAGCCAGCTTGGGCGTGAGCTTTTACCCCCAAGCCGACGCGGTGGACGCCGACCAACTGCTGCGCCAAGCCGACCAGGCCATGTATGCTGCCAAGCAAGGCGGCAAAAACCGCTACCACCTGTTCGACGCCGAGCACGACCGCGGCTTGCGCAGCCGCCACGCCGAACTGGGGCAAATTGCGCTGGCCTTGCAACAGCAGCAGTTCGTGCTCCACTACCAACCCAAGGTCAATATGCGCAGCGGGGCCGTGATCGGAGCTGAGGCGCTGATCCGCTGGCAGCACCCCCAGCGCGGCCTGCTCGGCCCAGGAGCTTTTTTGCCCGCGCTGGAGCAGCAAACGCTGATGGTGGACGTGGGCGACTGGGTGCTGGAGCAAGCGCTGCAACAAATCGCCCACTGGAACCGCACCGGGCTGCGCCTGCCGGTGAGCGTCAACATCGACGCCATGCAACTGGCGCAAGCCGATTTCGTTCCCAAGCTGCGCGCCGCGCTGGCTCGCCAGCCCGAGGTACAGCCCAGCCAACTGGAGCTCGAGGTGCTCGAAACCAGCGCGCTGGGCGATCTGGGCGCCGTGTCCGCCCTGCTGCACCAGTGCCGCGAGCTCGGGGTATTGACCTCGCTGGACGACTTTGGCACCGGTTACTCGTCCCTGACCTACCTCAAGCACCTGCCCACCCAGGTGCTGAAAATCGACCAGAGCTTTGTGCGCGGCATGCTCGACGACCCGAGCGACAGCGCCATTTTGCAGGGCGTGCTGGGGCTGGCGCAGGCGCTTGGGCGGCTGGTGATCGCCGAAGGGGTGGAAACCTCGGCCCACGCCCAAATGCTGCTGCGCCTGGGCTGCGTGCACGGCCAAGGCTACGCCATCGCCCGGCCCATGCCCGCCGAGCAGATTCCCGACTGGGTGGCGCACTGGAAGCCCGACCCGGCTTGGGCAGCGGCGCCCTCCCCTGCGCCCTCCGCAGCCCTGCCCCTCGAGACCAGGCAACCCGCCTAA
- the kdsA gene encoding 3-deoxy-8-phosphooctulonate synthase produces MQLCSFEVGLDRPFFLIAGPCVVESEALQLEVAGRLKEITAALGIPFIFKSSYDKANRSSGSSFRGPGRERGLEILAQVRRELGLPVLTDVHTEAEIAEVAAVVDVLQTPAFLCRQTDFIRAVAQSGKPVNIKKGQFLAPHDMLNVIAKARAAAREAGLSEDNFLACERGVSFGYNNLVSDMRSLAIMRQTGAPVVFDATHSVQLPGGLGQSSGGQREMVPVLARAAVAVGVAGLFMETHPDPDRALSDGPNAVPLKHMAALLESLLELDRVTKKHGFIEQHFQP; encoded by the coding sequence ATGCAACTCTGTAGCTTCGAAGTCGGCTTGGACCGGCCTTTTTTCCTCATCGCCGGGCCCTGCGTGGTCGAGAGCGAGGCGCTGCAACTCGAAGTCGCCGGGCGGCTCAAGGAAATCACCGCTGCGCTTGGCATCCCCTTCATCTTCAAGAGCAGCTACGACAAGGCGAACCGCTCCAGCGGCAGCAGCTTTCGCGGCCCCGGGCGCGAGCGCGGACTGGAAATTCTGGCCCAGGTGCGGCGCGAGCTCGGCCTGCCGGTGCTCACCGACGTGCACACCGAGGCCGAAATCGCCGAAGTCGCGGCGGTCGTCGATGTGCTGCAAACCCCGGCTTTTTTGTGCCGCCAGACCGATTTCATCCGCGCCGTGGCGCAGTCGGGCAAGCCGGTCAACATCAAAAAAGGGCAGTTTCTGGCCCCGCACGACATGCTCAACGTGATCGCCAAAGCGCGCGCCGCCGCCCGCGAAGCCGGTCTGTCCGAGGACAACTTCTTGGCCTGCGAGCGCGGCGTCAGCTTTGGCTACAACAACCTGGTGAGCGACATGCGCAGCCTAGCCATCATGCGCCAGACCGGTGCCCCGGTGGTGTTCGACGCCACCCACAGCGTGCAACTGCCCGGCGGCCTGGGCCAGTCCAGCGGCGGCCAGCGCGAAATGGTGCCGGTGCTGGCGCGCGCCGCCGTGGCCGTGGGCGTGGCCGGCCTGTTCATGGAAACCCACCCCGACCCAGATCGTGCCTTAAGCGACGGCCCCAACGCCGTGCCGCTCAAGCACATGGCGGCGCTGTTGGAGAGCCTGCTGGAGCTCGACCGCGTCACCAAAAAACACGGCTTCATCGAACAGCATTTCCAGCCCTGA
- a CDS encoding DUF1330 domain-containing protein, which yields MPHAYLIADVTISNEEQMKVYREWSSRAMQEHGAEVLVRGGLVDPLEGGWVPQRIVVLKFPSLAAARAYYDSATYTQARQARAGAGSIRMIAVEGV from the coding sequence ATGCCACACGCCTACCTGATCGCCGACGTCACCATCAGCAACGAAGAACAAATGAAGGTCTATCGCGAATGGAGCAGCCGCGCCATGCAAGAGCACGGGGCCGAGGTGCTGGTGCGCGGTGGCCTGGTCGATCCGCTCGAAGGCGGCTGGGTGCCGCAGCGCATCGTGGTGCTCAAATTCCCCAGCCTGGCCGCCGCGCGCGCCTACTACGACAGCGCCACCTACACCCAGGCGCGGCAAGCGCGCGCCGGGGCCGGCTCGATCCGCATGATCGCCGTCGAAGGCGTGTAG
- the prmB gene encoding 50S ribosomal protein L3 N(5)-glutamine methyltransferase yields MTLIELFETARARLQAAPLAYGQGSTNAHDEAAWLLLWRLGLPPDSDLAALAGQPIEPAQVQAVLDLIEQRIRSRQPAAYLTRQAWLQGVPFYVDERSIVPRSLIAELIAAAEGADCLDDWLGEHTRRVLDLCTGNASLAVLAALAWPEVQVDAADLSPAALAVARINVEQHGLTARVRLIESDGWAALPERYDLILCNPPYVCRASMEALPPEFRAEPPLALDGGTDGMDFIRSLLAQAAAHLHPEGVLVLEIGHERAHFERAFPDLPAHWLHTSAGPDAVLLLTRAALEIWQSTLTDPTHGAPA; encoded by the coding sequence ATGACCCTGATCGAACTGTTCGAGACCGCCCGCGCGCGCCTGCAAGCCGCCCCCTTGGCCTACGGCCAAGGCAGCACCAATGCCCACGACGAAGCCGCCTGGCTGCTGCTGTGGCGGCTCGGCCTGCCGCCTGACAGCGATCTGGCCGCGCTGGCCGGGCAGCCGATCGAGCCGGCGCAGGTGCAAGCCGTGCTGGATTTGATCGAGCAGCGCATCCGCTCGCGCCAGCCCGCCGCCTACCTCACGCGCCAGGCGTGGCTGCAGGGCGTGCCGTTTTATGTCGATGAGCGCAGCATCGTGCCGCGCAGCCTGATCGCCGAGCTGATCGCCGCCGCCGAAGGGGCCGATTGCCTCGATGACTGGCTGGGCGAGCACACCCGGCGCGTGCTCGACCTGTGCACTGGCAACGCCAGCCTGGCGGTGTTGGCCGCGCTGGCCTGGCCCGAGGTGCAAGTCGATGCCGCCGACCTGTCCCCCGCCGCGCTGGCGGTGGCGCGCATCAACGTGGAGCAGCACGGCTTGACAGCGCGTGTGCGCCTGATCGAGTCCGACGGCTGGGCCGCCCTGCCCGAGCGCTACGACCTGATCCTGTGCAACCCGCCCTACGTCTGCCGCGCCAGCATGGAGGCGCTGCCGCCCGAGTTCCGCGCCGAACCGCCGCTGGCGCTAGACGGCGGCACCGACGGCATGGACTTCATCCGCAGCCTGCTGGCACAAGCCGCCGCGCACCTGCACCCCGAGGGCGTGCTGGTGCTGGAAATCGGCCACGAACGCGCCCACTTCGAGCGCGCCTTCCCCGACCTGCCGGCGCACTGGCTGCACACCAGCGCCGGCCCCGATGCGGTGCTGCTGCTCACACGCGCGGCGCTGGAAATCTGGCAATCCACCCTCACCGACCCCACCCACGGGGCCCCAGCATGA